The proteins below come from a single Anderseniella sp. Alg231-50 genomic window:
- a CDS encoding ATP-binding cassette domain-containing protein, protein MPPATLSGFVWHYTKPFWPWVLTTSVLAAVVATIEVSLFAFLGSVVDWLAKTTPDAVFQDYWWQLSLLAVLVLVLHPVLNFLYELIIHQTLMGNYPMLIRWQAHRYVLRQSLEFFQNDFAGRVATKVMQSALAVREVVLKTADVFVFVIVYFTAALVLFAASDWRLAMPMVVWLIGYLAALYYFVPKLKRVSKAQADARSVVTGRIVDSYTNIPTVKMFAHTEFEDRYARAGMEPFLDNVHRQMRLSTLLITTLNVLNSINLFGVSVVSLWLWSTGAITAGAIAFAIGLVLRLKGMAHWIMWEVSGLFENIGVVQDGIETISRTVSVVDQPGAPKLQVNSGEIRFDGIGFHYGKDREELDQGIIDDLSLTVKPGEKLGIVGRSGAGKSTLVSLLLRFYDLGSGRILIDGQDIAEVAQSSLRANIGMVTQDTSLLHRSIADNIRYGRPDAPLHEVEEAARRAAADGFIPGLEDMHGRAGYDSHVGERGVKLSGGQRQRIAIARVLLKDAPILILDEATSALDSEVEAVIQESFEGLMQGKTVLAIAHRLSTIAAMDRLVVMDKGVIVEEGTHAELLAAKGLYASLWARQSGGFIAGADAVEANAAE, encoded by the coding sequence ATGCCGCCTGCGACACTGAGCGGTTTTGTCTGGCACTACACCAAACCGTTCTGGCCGTGGGTGCTGACCACGTCGGTGCTGGCTGCTGTTGTGGCAACGATTGAAGTCTCGCTGTTTGCGTTTCTGGGGTCGGTTGTCGACTGGCTGGCCAAGACAACGCCCGATGCGGTGTTTCAGGATTACTGGTGGCAGCTCAGCCTGCTTGCGGTGCTGGTGCTGGTACTGCATCCGGTGCTCAACTTTCTGTACGAGCTGATCATTCACCAGACACTGATGGGCAACTACCCGATGCTCATCCGCTGGCAGGCACATCGCTATGTGCTGCGCCAGTCGCTGGAGTTTTTCCAAAACGACTTTGCCGGGCGCGTTGCCACCAAGGTGATGCAGTCGGCGCTGGCGGTGCGCGAAGTGGTGCTTAAAACCGCCGACGTTTTTGTCTTTGTCATTGTGTATTTCACGGCGGCGCTGGTCCTGTTTGCAGCCAGCGACTGGCGGCTCGCGATGCCCATGGTCGTATGGCTGATCGGCTATCTCGCAGCGCTTTATTATTTCGTTCCGAAGCTGAAGCGGGTGTCCAAGGCCCAGGCAGATGCGCGTTCGGTGGTCACGGGCAGGATCGTGGACAGTTATACAAACATTCCAACTGTGAAAATGTTCGCCCACACAGAGTTTGAAGACCGCTATGCACGTGCCGGCATGGAGCCGTTTCTGGACAATGTGCACCGGCAGATGCGCCTGTCGACCCTGTTGATCACCACGCTCAACGTGCTCAACTCCATCAACCTGTTCGGGGTCAGCGTGGTTTCCCTGTGGCTGTGGTCAACCGGTGCCATCACGGCGGGCGCCATCGCCTTTGCCATTGGCCTGGTGTTGCGCCTGAAAGGTATGGCGCACTGGATCATGTGGGAAGTGTCCGGTCTGTTTGAAAACATCGGCGTGGTGCAGGACGGCATAGAAACCATCTCGCGAACCGTGTCTGTCGTGGACCAGCCCGGCGCGCCGAAGCTTCAGGTCAATTCGGGGGAAATCAGGTTTGACGGTATCGGGTTCCATTACGGCAAGGACCGCGAAGAACTTGACCAAGGCATCATCGACGACCTGTCGCTGACGGTGAAGCCCGGTGAGAAACTCGGCATCGTCGGGCGTTCGGGCGCGGGCAAGTCGACCCTGGTGTCCCTGTTGCTGCGGTTTTACGATCTGGGAAGCGGGCGTATCCTGATTGACGGCCAGGACATTGCCGAGGTTGCCCAAAGTTCGCTCAGGGCGAATATCGGCATGGTGACCCAGGATACCTCGCTGCTGCACCGCTCGATTGCGGACAACATCCGCTATGGCCGGCCCGATGCGCCGCTGCACGAGGTCGAGGAGGCGGCTCGCCGTGCCGCCGCTGACGGCTTCATCCCAGGACTTGAGGACATGCACGGGCGCGCCGGATATGACAGCCATGTGGGTGAGCGCGGGGTCAAACTGTCCGGCGGGCAACGCCAGCGTATCGCCATTGCACGGGTGTTGCTGAAAGACGCGCCGATCCTGATTCTGGACGAGGCGACAAGTGCACTGGACTCAGAAGTGGAAGCTGTGATCCAGGAGAGTTTCGAAGGCCTGATGCAGGGCAAGACCGTTCTGGCCATTGCCCACAGACTGTCGACGATCGCAGCCATGGACCGTCTCGTCGTCATGGACAAGGGTGTCATAGTAGAAGAGGGCACCCATGCCGAACTGCTTGCCGCAAAGGGGCTTTACGCCAGCCTTTGGGCACGCCAGTCTGGTGGTTTTATTGCCGGTGCAGATGCTGTGGAGGCAAATGCCGCAGAATAA
- the ggt gene encoding gamma-glutamyltransferase, whose translation MAGTEQAMIVTAQPEASEAGARVLMRGGNAIDAAMAAALVQGVVDPQMCGIAGFGSCQIYMPGKGVHTNIDFHGNTPLSATPDMWLDLLEGETRDGFGFVLEGNVNDLGYQAVTTPGSLKAYSQAANEFGTMDWADICAPAIAQARAGFHVRPHVHHWWTHGAEFGRVDVADRLRFSKTGARAYFRPDGSVKRIGDHVANPDLAITLERVARHGAEIFYSGEMAEQIEDDFKAHGGLMTLADLKAYETVRTDPLRGSYRGFDIATNHPPGGGVMVVEMLNILENFDLAGIGHNTTEYIRIVCEAMKAATSDKDNFVGDPAFYEVPLDRLISGQHAAAIADRIKAGERMSVERMDLPPEPKDTTHVAVVDRHGNCVTMTHSLGMPSGVITDGLGFMYNGCMGVFDPRPGRAGSIAPGKSRFSSVCPTIAFKDGKPHVVIGAPGGTQIAMGVLQGLINVLDFGMTMEQAVSAPRFSSTSDAIDITSRIPGYVVEPLQNDGYEVIRSALTFGIAAVHGIRIVDGVMDGGADPGHDGVALAV comes from the coding sequence ATGGCCGGGACCGAACAGGCAATGATCGTCACCGCGCAGCCAGAAGCGTCCGAAGCAGGCGCGCGGGTCCTGATGCGCGGCGGCAACGCCATTGACGCCGCCATGGCCGCGGCCCTGGTCCAGGGCGTGGTCGACCCGCAAATGTGCGGTATTGCCGGTTTTGGATCCTGCCAGATCTACATGCCGGGCAAGGGCGTTCACACCAACATTGATTTCCACGGCAATACGCCGCTGTCGGCAACACCGGATATGTGGCTTGACCTGCTGGAAGGCGAAACCCGTGACGGTTTCGGGTTCGTGCTTGAGGGCAATGTCAATGACCTGGGATATCAGGCGGTCACCACGCCGGGATCGCTGAAAGCCTATTCGCAAGCGGCCAACGAATTCGGCACCATGGACTGGGCTGATATCTGCGCACCGGCAATTGCACAGGCCAGGGCAGGCTTCCATGTGCGCCCGCACGTGCACCACTGGTGGACCCATGGTGCGGAATTCGGCCGGGTCGATGTTGCCGACCGGCTGCGGTTTTCAAAGACCGGCGCGCGGGCCTATTTCCGTCCCGACGGCTCGGTGAAGCGGATAGGAGATCATGTTGCCAACCCCGACCTTGCCATCACCCTGGAGCGGGTGGCGCGGCATGGGGCTGAAATTTTTTACTCCGGTGAAATGGCCGAGCAGATAGAAGATGACTTCAAGGCCCATGGCGGGCTGATGACGCTTGCCGATCTCAAGGCCTATGAGACAGTGCGCACCGATCCGTTGCGCGGCAGTTATCGCGGTTTTGACATCGCCACCAACCATCCGCCGGGCGGCGGCGTCATGGTGGTCGAGATGTTGAACATTCTTGAGAATTTCGACCTGGCCGGGATCGGCCACAACACAACCGAGTATATCCGCATTGTGTGCGAGGCAATGAAGGCGGCGACTTCGGACAAGGACAATTTTGTCGGCGATCCGGCATTTTATGAAGTCCCTCTCGACCGGCTGATATCCGGGCAGCATGCAGCCGCCATTGCCGACCGCATCAAGGCGGGTGAACGCATGTCCGTGGAGCGGATGGACCTGCCGCCGGAACCGAAAGACACCACCCACGTTGCAGTCGTGGACAGGCACGGCAATTGCGTGACCATGACCCATTCGCTGGGCATGCCGTCCGGCGTCATCACCGACGGTCTGGGGTTCATGTACAATGGCTGCATGGGTGTGTTTGATCCGCGTCCCGGCAGGGCAGGGTCAATCGCGCCCGGCAAAAGCCGGTTCTCATCCGTGTGTCCGACCATCGCCTTCAAGGACGGCAAGCCGCATGTGGTCATCGGCGCCCCCGGCGGCACCCAGATTGCCATGGGCGTGCTGCAGGGGCTCATCAACGTGCTGGACTTCGGCATGACCATGGAACAGGCGGTTTCCGCACCGCGGTTTTCATCCACATCCGATGCCATTGACATTACCAGCCGCATTCCCGGCTATGTCGTGGAGCCGTTGCAGAACGACGGATACGAGGTTATCCGGTCTGCCCTGACATTCGGCATTGCGGCGGTGCACGGCATCCGGATCGTTGACGGGGTCATGGACGGCGGCGCCGACCCCGGCCATGACGGGGTCGCGCTCGCCGTGTGA
- a CDS encoding SDR family oxidoreductase: MAGKLKGKTALVTAAGQGIGKAAAIAMAREGAKVFATDINKDALAQVKQEQRGIRTYLLDVTKPRQVAKVVERVGPVDILFNCSGFVHHGNILECDDAAWDFSFDLNVKSQYRMARAVLPGMLENGGGSIINMASVASSIKGAPSRFVYGATKAAVIGMTRSIAIDFIKQNIRCNAVCPGTIDTPSLRQRVEKLGEDMGGYDKAREWFLARQPTGALATAEDVAGLVVYLASDDATFVTGQNHIIDGGWSI, from the coding sequence ATGGCAGGTAAACTCAAGGGAAAGACCGCTTTGGTCACAGCGGCCGGCCAGGGCATCGGCAAGGCGGCCGCCATCGCCATGGCACGTGAAGGCGCGAAAGTATTTGCAACCGATATCAACAAGGACGCGCTGGCCCAGGTGAAACAGGAACAGCGCGGTATCCGCACCTACCTGCTGGACGTCACCAAGCCCCGGCAGGTGGCGAAAGTCGTCGAGCGTGTCGGACCTGTCGACATCCTGTTCAACTGCTCCGGCTTCGTGCACCACGGCAATATTCTGGAATGTGACGATGCCGCGTGGGATTTCTCCTTCGACCTCAACGTGAAATCCCAGTACCGGATGGCCAGGGCGGTACTGCCCGGCATGCTGGAAAACGGCGGCGGCTCGATCATCAACATGGCCTCGGTGGCATCATCCATCAAAGGCGCCCCGTCGCGCTTCGTCTACGGCGCAACCAAGGCTGCCGTGATCGGCATGACCCGGTCCATCGCCATCGACTTCATCAAGCAGAATATCCGCTGCAACGCCGTTTGTCCCGGCACCATCGACACACCGTCGTTGCGCCAGAGGGTCGAGAAACTGGGGGAGGACATGGGCGGCTATGACAAGGCGCGCGAATGGTTTCTGGCGCGCCAGCCGACCGGCGCACTTGCCACGGCCGAAGACGTGGCCGGACTGGTTGTCTACCTGGCGTCCGATGATGCCACGTTCGTGACCGGGCAGAACCATATCATCGACGGCGGTTGGTCGATCTGA
- the denD gene encoding D-erythronate dehydrogenase: MKVVITGGTGFVGARLARRIIDKGTLAGPDGTQTPVDEVVLFDVMAPDPLPMQLDGQVTLVTGDISDKATIDGLIDRDDISVFHLASVVSGGGEKDFDLAIRVNLTGGMNIFEALRARASTPRLVFASSIAVFGGDHMPGVVGDEGKQTPQTTYGVTKACCELLINDYTRKGFLDGRSARLPTVIVRPGAPNAAASSFASGVFREPLKGEPCALPVTLETVMPVLGYRNIVEGILALHELPSDRLGDDRAVSLPSMDVTVADMVDALKRVAHNRKLGEITVEPDPFIEAIVRSWPVATDDARALALGLPKDQSLDDIVRHYIEDYDHG, translated from the coding sequence ATGAAAGTTGTTATCACCGGCGGCACCGGCTTTGTTGGTGCGCGACTGGCGCGGCGAATTATTGACAAGGGCACGCTTGCCGGGCCGGACGGGACGCAAACACCGGTGGATGAAGTTGTGCTGTTTGACGTCATGGCGCCCGATCCCCTGCCGATGCAGCTCGATGGCCAGGTGACACTGGTGACCGGAGATATTTCCGACAAGGCAACCATTGACGGGTTGATCGACCGCGATGACATTTCGGTGTTTCACCTGGCTTCGGTGGTGTCCGGGGGCGGCGAAAAGGATTTCGATTTGGCGATCCGGGTCAACCTGACCGGCGGGATGAACATTTTCGAAGCACTTCGTGCCAGGGCTTCCACGCCACGGCTGGTGTTTGCGTCATCCATTGCGGTGTTCGGGGGCGACCATATGCCGGGCGTGGTGGGCGACGAGGGCAAGCAGACACCACAGACCACCTACGGCGTGACCAAGGCGTGTTGCGAGCTGCTGATCAACGATTACACGCGAAAAGGGTTCCTGGATGGCCGCTCGGCGCGCTTGCCGACGGTCATCGTGCGTCCCGGCGCACCCAATGCGGCGGCGTCTTCGTTTGCTTCCGGTGTGTTCCGGGAACCGCTGAAAGGTGAACCGTGTGCCTTGCCGGTTACTCTGGAAACCGTAATGCCGGTTCTCGGGTACCGCAACATTGTTGAAGGCATACTGGCATTGCATGAATTGCCGTCAGACAGGCTGGGCGATGACCGGGCGGTGTCACTGCCGTCCATGGACGTGACCGTTGCAGACATGGTGGATGCGCTCAAGCGTGTGGCCCATAACCGCAAGCTCGGCGAGATCACGGTGGAGCCTGATCCGTTCATCGAGGCTATTGTCCGGTCATGGCCGGTGGCAACCGACGATGCCCGCGCGCTGGCGCTTGGTCTGCCAAAGGATCAGTCACTGGACGACATCGTGCGTCATTACATCGAGGATTATGATCATGGCTAG
- a CDS encoding dihydroxy-acid dehydratase produces the protein MARKTVYRGKSLAAKSDKDPLAPKGRSKHWFGQKGMDGFHHRSWMKNQGLPHHLFDGRPVIGICNTWSELTPCNAHFRVLAERVKRGIYEAGGFPVEFPVTSLGETLMRPTTMMFRNLVSMDVEESIRANPIDGVVLLVGCDKTTPALIMGAASCNLPTLVLSGGPMLNGRYGDETIGSGTHVWKFVERQKAGTMTFDQMTEAEACMSRSVGHCMTMGTASTMASMVESLGLGLPSNAAIPAADSRRNVLAHMVGRRIVEMVDEDLRMSKILTRKAFENAIRVNGAIGGSTNAVVHLLAIAGRMGVKVSLDDWDRFGQDVPCLVNLMPSGKYLMEDFFYAGGLPVVMKELAENGLLHKSAKTVNGKSQWANIKDATCYNRDVIHTFKKPFKENGGIAVLRGNLSPSGAVLKPSAATAGLMQHKGRAVVFEDIDDYKARVDDPKLDIDENSIMVLKNCGPKGYPGFSEVGNMALPAKLLKKGVTDMVRISDARMSGTAYGTVVLHVAPEAAAGGPLALVREGDMIELDVKGRRLHLDVSDEELAARKTEWQPLESPARGYAKLHEDHVMQADTGCDLDFLVGKSGAEIPRESH, from the coding sequence ATGGCTAGGAAAACGGTTTATCGGGGCAAGTCGCTGGCCGCCAAGTCTGACAAGGATCCCCTGGCACCCAAAGGCCGGTCGAAACACTGGTTCGGCCAGAAGGGCATGGACGGGTTCCATCATCGCAGCTGGATGAAGAACCAGGGCCTGCCGCATCACCTGTTTGATGGCCGGCCGGTGATCGGCATCTGCAACACATGGTCGGAGCTGACGCCATGCAATGCGCATTTCCGGGTGCTGGCTGAACGGGTGAAGCGTGGCATTTATGAAGCCGGCGGTTTTCCGGTGGAGTTCCCGGTCACCTCGCTTGGTGAAACGCTGATGCGGCCGACCACGATGATGTTCCGAAACCTGGTTTCAATGGATGTTGAAGAATCGATCCGCGCCAACCCGATCGATGGTGTGGTGCTGCTGGTCGGCTGTGACAAGACCACACCGGCGCTGATCATGGGGGCGGCATCTTGCAACCTGCCGACCCTGGTGCTGTCGGGCGGGCCGATGCTCAATGGCCGTTATGGGGATGAAACCATTGGTTCAGGGACCCATGTCTGGAAGTTCGTCGAGCGCCAGAAGGCCGGTACCATGACATTTGACCAGATGACCGAGGCGGAAGCCTGCATGTCGCGTTCGGTCGGACACTGCATGACCATGGGAACGGCGTCGACGATGGCCTCAATGGTGGAATCGCTGGGCCTCGGATTGCCGTCCAATGCGGCCATTCCGGCGGCTGACTCGCGGCGCAATGTGCTGGCTCACATGGTTGGCCGGCGCATTGTCGAGATGGTGGATGAAGATCTGCGCATGTCGAAGATTCTCACCCGCAAGGCGTTTGAAAACGCCATCCGGGTCAATGGTGCGATTGGCGGATCGACAAATGCCGTTGTCCACCTGCTGGCGATTGCCGGACGCATGGGCGTGAAGGTCTCGCTGGATGACTGGGACAGGTTCGGCCAGGACGTACCGTGCCTGGTCAACCTGATGCCGTCCGGCAAATACCTGATGGAGGATTTCTTCTATGCAGGTGGCTTGCCGGTGGTGATGAAGGAACTGGCGGAAAACGGGCTTTTGCACAAGTCGGCCAAGACCGTGAACGGCAAATCGCAATGGGCAAATATCAAGGACGCGACCTGCTATAACCGCGATGTAATTCATACCTTCAAGAAGCCGTTCAAGGAAAACGGCGGTATCGCCGTGTTGCGTGGCAACCTGTCGCCGTCCGGCGCGGTACTGAAGCCGTCTGCCGCGACCGCCGGTCTGATGCAGCACAAGGGCCGAGCAGTGGTGTTTGAAGACATCGACGACTACAAGGCACGGGTTGATGACCCCAAGCTCGACATCGATGAAAACTCGATCATGGTGTTGAAGAACTGCGGTCCCAAGGGATATCCGGGATTTTCCGAAGTAGGCAATATGGCGCTGCCGGCAAAACTGCTCAAAAAGGGCGTCACCGACATGGTGCGGATTTCCGATGCCCGCATGTCCGGCACCGCTTACGGCACCGTTGTGCTGCATGTTGCGCCGGAAGCTGCCGCGGGCGGCCCGCTGGCGCTGGTGCGCGAGGGAGACATGATCGAACTGGATGTGAAAGGGCGCAGGCTGCACCTTGATGTGTCCGATGAGGAACTCGCCGCCCGCAAAACCGAATGGCAGCCGCTGGAAAGTCCGGCGCGCGGCTATGCCAAACTGCATGAAGACCATGTCATGCAGGCCGACACCGGTTGTGACCTGGATTTTCTGGTTGGCAAGTCAGGCGCGGAAATCCCGCGCGAAAGCCATTAG
- a CDS encoding SMP-30/gluconolactonase/LRE family protein, producing the protein MIDLADIDFLGSGLKRPECVLAHSSGLLIVPDWTGAGGVSLVAPHGVSIRHLAGDRPESDPLRPNGIALEDGGNILLAHLGDETGGLFRLRPDATTETVLDEVDGEKLPPCNFVISDGGSGLFLTVSTRRVPRALGYRKDVDDGFIVHIPYRGAPRIAADGLGYTNECMLHPSGRWLYVNETFVRRMSRFKVTGRGKLGKRETVCEFGAGIFPDGLAFDADGNAWVTSIVSNCLVRIAADGEQTIWLEDVDPDHLAWVEEAYQANDMGRPHLDGVKSQVLGNISNLAFGGADLKTAYLGCLLGDSVASFDMPVAGHPLPHWQADIAPLLQAKDLA; encoded by the coding sequence ATGATTGATCTTGCCGACATCGACTTTTTGGGTTCCGGTCTCAAGCGGCCGGAGTGTGTGTTGGCACATTCGTCCGGATTGCTGATCGTGCCGGACTGGACCGGTGCCGGTGGCGTCAGTCTTGTTGCACCACATGGCGTGTCCATCCGGCATCTTGCCGGGGATCGTCCGGAAAGCGATCCACTGAGGCCGAACGGGATTGCCCTGGAAGACGGCGGCAACATTCTGCTGGCCCATCTTGGTGATGAAACCGGCGGCCTTTTCCGGTTGCGACCGGACGCGACGACCGAAACCGTCCTGGACGAAGTTGATGGTGAAAAGCTGCCACCCTGCAATTTTGTGATCTCGGATGGTGGAAGCGGGCTGTTCCTGACGGTTTCGACACGCCGCGTGCCGCGCGCGCTCGGCTATCGCAAGGACGTGGACGACGGCTTCATCGTGCATATTCCCTACCGCGGCGCGCCCCGTATCGCTGCCGATGGCCTCGGATACACCAATGAATGCATGCTGCACCCGTCCGGGCGCTGGCTCTATGTCAACGAAACCTTCGTTCGCAGGATGTCGCGGTTCAAGGTGACGGGCAGGGGCAAGCTCGGCAAGCGCGAAACAGTATGCGAGTTCGGTGCCGGGATCTTTCCCGACGGCCTGGCATTTGATGCAGACGGCAATGCGTGGGTGACGTCCATTGTCTCCAATTGCCTGGTCCGCATTGCCGCGGACGGGGAGCAGACCATCTGGCTTGAAGACGTTGATCCCGATCACCTGGCCTGGGTTGAAGAAGCCTATCAGGCAAATGATATGGGCCGGCCGCATCTCGACGGAGTCAAATCACAGGTGTTGGGTAATATCTCCAATCTGGCGTTTGGCGGCGCGGACCTGAAAACCGCCTATCTCGGATGTCTGCTGGGTGACAGTGTCGCATCGTTTGACATGCCGGTTGCCGGCCATCCGCTGCCACACTGGCAGGCGGATATCGCGCCCCTGCTGCAGGCCAAGGACCTGGCGTAA
- a CDS encoding Gfo/Idh/MocA family oxidoreductase has product MNSLKVAVVGAGYFAQLHHEAWTRMDRVELVGICDTNAEAAEAAAQANGVAAYSDVADMLAAARPDLVDIVTPPPSHLELIRTCMDERTAVICQKPFCQTPEEASEAVALSQKAGCFIAVHENFRFQPWYRKARHLLDENALGQVYQITYRLRPGDGQGPDAYLARQPYFQKMPKLLIHETGVHWIDTFRYLFGDPTAVFADLRRLNPVIAGEDAGIVIFDLPDGVRGVLDGNRLADHAADNTRRTMGEMLIEGADATLRLSGQGELWLRSHGSMTETQVPCDFVDTVFGGDCVYNLCAHVADHMLDGTGLENEASDYLVVQAAERAAYQSTEKRCWIDVASCL; this is encoded by the coding sequence ATGAACAGTTTGAAGGTGGCCGTGGTCGGCGCGGGATATTTCGCGCAACTGCACCATGAAGCATGGACGCGCATGGATCGTGTCGAGCTGGTCGGTATTTGCGACACGAATGCCGAGGCAGCTGAAGCGGCTGCGCAAGCCAATGGTGTCGCGGCCTACTCGGACGTGGCCGACATGCTGGCCGCCGCCCGGCCCGACCTGGTGGACATTGTCACGCCGCCTCCGTCCCATCTCGAGCTTATCCGGACCTGCATGGACGAAAGAACCGCGGTGATCTGCCAGAAGCCGTTCTGCCAAACCCCGGAGGAAGCAAGCGAGGCGGTTGCCCTGTCGCAGAAGGCCGGTTGCTTCATTGCCGTGCATGAAAACTTCCGCTTCCAGCCCTGGTACCGCAAAGCCAGGCACCTGCTTGATGAAAACGCGCTCGGCCAGGTTTACCAGATTACCTATCGCCTGCGTCCTGGTGACGGGCAGGGGCCGGATGCCTATCTGGCGCGGCAACCATATTTCCAGAAGATGCCGAAACTGCTGATCCATGAGACCGGAGTGCACTGGATAGACACTTTCCGCTACCTGTTCGGTGACCCGACGGCGGTGTTTGCGGACCTGCGGCGTCTCAATCCGGTCATCGCCGGAGAAGATGCCGGTATTGTCATATTCGACCTGCCGGACGGGGTGCGTGGCGTGCTGGACGGCAACCGGCTGGCTGACCATGCGGCTGACAACACACGGCGCACGATGGGTGAAATGCTGATCGAGGGGGCGGATGCAACCTTGCGGCTTTCCGGCCAGGGTGAACTTTGGCTGCGCAGCCACGGCAGCATGACAGAGACACAAGTGCCATGTGATTTCGTGGACACAGTGTTTGGCGGCGACTGCGTGTACAACCTGTGTGCCCATGTCGCTGACCATATGCTGGACGGTACAGGGCTGGAAAACGAGGCGTCGGATTATCTCGTGGTGCAGGCAGCCGAGCGTGCGGCCTATCAGTCAACGGAAAAACGGTGCTGGATTGACGTGGCGTCTTGTCTATAA
- a CDS encoding cyclic nucleotide-binding domain-containing protein: MELTLESAFSTGGMVGHFAYLLLVVSMLMRRMFLLRIFVILSASIAIAYALFWLKDPIGVFWESLLVVVNAVQLAITWHQNRSARFSEEETVFMKNHLPSLSLSDRRKLLNRGIWISGETGTELTTEGQPVRHLVYLATGQALVISGGRAVAVCEPGAFIGEMTALRGEPASATVKVNKAARYWAIEADQLRELVRKNTEIGVALEGSFARNMRDKLVRSNKFIQDSGGVISPSPPGDPVKKDEPKPGASVS; this comes from the coding sequence GTGGAATTGACACTTGAATCAGCCTTCTCCACCGGCGGAATGGTGGGACACTTTGCCTATTTGCTGCTGGTCGTGTCGATGCTCATGCGGCGCATGTTTCTGCTGCGGATATTCGTCATTCTGTCAGCCTCCATCGCCATAGCCTATGCACTGTTCTGGCTGAAAGACCCCATAGGCGTCTTCTGGGAAAGCCTGCTGGTCGTGGTCAATGCGGTCCAGCTTGCCATCACCTGGCACCAGAACCGGTCGGCGCGGTTTTCCGAGGAAGAAACGGTTTTCATGAAAAACCATCTGCCCAGCCTGTCATTGTCCGATCGCCGAAAACTGCTCAATCGCGGCATCTGGATATCCGGCGAAACCGGCACGGAACTGACAACGGAAGGCCAGCCGGTCCGGCATCTTGTATATCTTGCAACCGGTCAGGCGCTGGTGATCTCCGGCGGGCGTGCAGTGGCGGTTTGTGAACCCGGCGCGTTCATCGGCGAGATGACGGCTTTGCGCGGTGAACCGGCAAGTGCAACCGTGAAGGTCAACAAGGCTGCGCGGTACTGGGCCATCGAGGCAGACCAGCTGCGCGAACTGGTCAGGAAGAATACCGAAATCGGTGTGGCGCTCGAAGGCAGCTTCGCCCGCAACATGCGCGACAAGCTGGTGCGGTCGAACAAGTTCATCCAGGACTCAGGCGGCGTAATCAGCCCGTCACCGCCGGGCGATCCGGTCAAGAAGGACGAGCCCAAGCCCGGAGCCAGTGTTTCATGA